A portion of the Oncorhynchus nerka isolate Pitt River linkage group LG27, Oner_Uvic_2.0, whole genome shotgun sequence genome contains these proteins:
- the LOC115112335 gene encoding THAP domain-containing protein 11-like — MPGFTCCVPGCYNNSHRDRELRFYTFPKDTTQREIWLKNISRAGVSGCFSTFQPTTGHRVCSVHFPGGRKTYTVRVPTLFPLRGVNERKNRRGRNRKASAAAPVTAPSPGSIVITNVVSTAPGAAETAQSDAVTDTATTDGPIVVQIGPDGEYLGSVNPAAQGDGSCFTAVVSSSTDLAGGDDPPADAAAAAQQQTVQYYSVVSNPLDHAYSLTTGTTSAELLRKLNEQRDIIALMEVKMKEMKATIRQLRVTEAKLQEEVRERDRLLSAGAAVKKM, encoded by the coding sequence ATGCCTGGAttcacctgctgtgtccctggCTGCTACAACAACTCTCATCGGGACAGAGAGCTGCGGTTCTACACATTTCCAAAGGATACCACGCAAAGGGAAATTTGGCTCAAGAACATCTCCCGGGCCGGGGTGAGCGGCTGTTTTAGTACCTTCCAACCCACTACTGGACACCGCGTCTGTAGCGTACACTTTCCCGGTGGCAGAAAGACCTATACCGTTCGAGTACCGACGCTCTTCCCGCTGAGAGGAGTGAATGAACGCAAGAATCGAAGGGGCAGGAACAGGAAAGCGTCTGCGGCGGCTCCTGTTACAGCCCCCAGTCCAGGTAGTATTGTCATCACAAACGTTGTTTCGACAGCCCCAGGTGCCGCTGAGACCGCTCAGAGCGATGCAGTCACCGACACAGCTACTACTGATGGCCCTATCGTGGTGCAGATCGGCCCAGACGGCGAATACCTCGGATCTGTAAATCCAGCCGCGCAGGGTGACGGGTCCTGTTTTACTGCAGTCGTCTCCAGCTCCACTGACCTGGCTGGGGGCGACGATCCCCCTGCAGATGCCGCGGCCGCTGCCCAGCAGCAGACTGTGCAGTACTACAGCGTTGTCAGCAACCCGCTGGACCACGCGTACTCGCTGACCACCGGGACCACCTCGGCCGAACTACTTCGGAAGCTGAACGAGCAGCGGGACATCATTGCACTCATGGAAGTGAAGATGAAGGAGATGAAGGCAACCATCCGCCAGCTGCGCGTAACCGAGGCCAAGCTACAGGAGGAGGTGCGAGAGCGGGACCGTTTGCTCTCGGCAGGAGCAGCGGTAAAGAAAATGTGA